A section of the Kluyveromyces lactis strain NRRL Y-1140 chromosome F complete sequence genome encodes:
- the COX17 gene encoding copper metallochaperone COX17 (some similarities with uniprot|Q12287 Saccharomyces cerevisiae YLL009C COX17 Copper metallochaperone that shuttles copper from the cytosol to the mitochondrial intermembrane space for delivery to cytochrome c oxidase): MHLNFQSSASTETEATKPKPCCVCKPEKEARDECLLFNGQESGKCDELIAKYKTCMKGYGFEV, from the exons ATGCACCTGAATTTCCAATCTAGTGCATCA ACAGAGACAGAGGCTACTAAGCCAAAGCCATGCTGTGTTTGCAAGCCAGAAAAGGAAGCTAGAGACGAATGTCTTCTATTTAATGGCCAAGAATCCGGTAAGTGCGATGAGTTGATCGCTAAGTATAAGACCTGTATGAAGGGATATGGCTTTGAAGTTTGA
- a CDS encoding uncharacterized protein (similar to uniprot|Q07950 Saccharomyces cerevisiae YLR020C YEH2 Steryl ester hydrolase catalyzes steryl ester hydrolysis at the plasma membrane involved in sterol metabolism) — translation MVQKWYHAVVSRLITVCFLTVLMICAIWHNFFTSHLLKRKQRIILDPRDTRAANVITPQTTGHSHMVRRRTESFSSLVPLEVDVEVDDVNNIEYDRTISRRTELKDSDFNPFSDILSAEDLKLVPNLQYYYSQYNIIIDEYEVTTKDGFILELWHLRNENEGKTNTKYPVLMLHGLLQSSGSFASSGRKSLAYYMHDSGYDVWLGNNRCGFNSKWDREKLTPNGEWDWDLDSMTRYDLEALIESVLQKKQNKFEKLTLVAHSQGTTQAFMGLVNGEEIYKNTEFRLSDKLDNLVALAPAVYPGPLLDEKYFVKFMAKHIDNRWVFGNKSFVPMMMEMRNLLAGHKIFSFLSYVMFNYLFNWNDILWDRPLRDRHFLFSPVHISVKLMQWWLSLNPLKSSFKTFAEDMFPDIKTWFPIQNETVSMDEHLHRNQHKPLPENWPKILLFTPRQDRLVDGERLINHFINHEPHSVYKIWYIDEYSHLDVLWASDVIERIGNPMLAHLRIPKPTFAS, via the coding sequence ATGGTTCAAAAATGGTACCATGCAGTCGTTTCGCGACTAATAACGGTATGCTTCCTTACTGTCCTAATGATCTGTGCAATATGGCACAATTTCTTTACGTCCCATCTGCTCAAGCGCAAACAGCGTATCATATTAGATCCGCGTGATACCAGGGCCGCTAATGTGATCACACCTCAAACAACTGGCCATTCACATATGGTGCGCAGAAGGACCGAGTCGTTCAGCTCCCTAGTTCCACTGGAAGTCGATGTGGAAGTCGATGATGTAAACAATATCGAGTATGATCGTACCAtatcaagaagaacggAACTTAAAGACTCTGATTTCAATCCATTTTCCGATATCTTGTCTGCTGAAGATTTGAAGCTAGTTCCAAATCTCCAGTATTACTATTCCCAATACAATATTATCATCGATGAATATGAAGTAACAACAAAGGATGGCTTCATTTTAGAGCTTTGGCATTTGAGAAACGAGAACGAGGGGAAGACAAACACGAAGTACCCTGTTTTAATGTTACATGGACTTTTACAAAGTAGTGGTTCTTTTGCGTCTAGTGGCAGGAAGTCATTAGCTTATTACATGCACGATTCGGGCTACGATGTGTGGTTAGGAAATAATCGTTGTGGATTCAACTCTAAATGGGATAGAGAAAAGCTGACCCCCAACGGTGAATGGGATTGGGATCTAGATTCTATGACCAGATATGACCTTGAAGCCCTTATTGAAAGTGTCCTCCAAAAAAAGCAAAATAAGTTTGAGAAGCTTACCTTAGTGGCCCATTCCCAGGGTACCACACAAGCTTTTATGGGACTTGTAAATGGTGAAGAGATCTACAAAAATACAGAGTTCAGATTGAGTGATAAATTAGATAATTTAGTTGCATTAGCACCTGCTGTTTATCCCGGTCCACTACTCGATGAAAAATATTTCGTTAAGTTTATGGCGAAACACATAGATAATCGCTGGGTATTCGGAAACAAATCATTTGTACCAATGATGATGGAGATGAGAAATTTGTTGGCCGGACACAAGATATTCTCATTTTTGTCTTACGTCATGTTCAACTACTTGTTCAACTGGAACGATATTTTATGGGACAGACCCTTGCGTGATAGACATTTCCTATTTTCTCCAGTGCATATATCTGTGAAATTGATGCAATGGTGGTTAAGTCTTAACCCTTTAAAGTCAAGCTTCAAGACTTTCGCCGAAGACATGTTCCCCGACATCAAGACCTGGTTCCCAAtacaaaatgaaacagTAAGTATGGATGAACATTTACACAGAAATCAACATAAACCTTTGCCAGAAAATTGGCCAAAGATTTTACTCTTCACACCCAGGCAAGATAGACTTGTAGACGGAGAAAGATTGATTAATCACTTTATCAACCACGAACCACACTCTGTCTACAAAATCTGGTATATTGATGAGTATTCACATTTGGATGTTCTATGGGCCAGTGACGTTATCGAAAGAATTGGTAACCCAATGCTTGCACATTTGAGAATTCCGAAACCGACATTTGCCAGTTAA
- the MEU1 gene encoding S-methyl-5-thioadenosine phosphorylase (highly similar to uniprot|Q07938 Saccharomyces cerevisiae YLR017W MEU1 Methylthioadenosine phosphorylase (MTAP) catalyzes the initial step in the methionine salvage pathway affects polyamine biosynthesis through regulation of ornithine decarboxylase (Spe1p) activity regulates ADH2 gene expression), with the protein MKTFVRKFNVIPKFYSFKMTNSTQLPQTFDGTIDLGIIGGTGLYTLDCLEPIAILPCMETPWGKTSSPITVSRVKSDETEHFHVAFIARHGVNHEYPPTRVPFRANIAALKNLKTSAILSFSAVGSLQQEIKPRDFVLPQQIIDRTKGIRESSYFNDEGLVGHVVFGEPFSKSFAEYIYQFKDILENPESEEPCLLHYNRELTVVCMEGPQFSTRAESKMYRLMGGDVINMSVIPEAKLARECEILYQMVCMSTDYDAWRDEEEPVSVQTVIRNLQNNAKNANHLASRVILEMAKQLPEFMNNGDGLKDAMKYSISTKPEAMSQDALAKLKFLFPNHW; encoded by the coding sequence ATGAAAACGTTCGTCAGGAAGTTTAACGTTATCCCGAAATTCTACAGCTTTAAAATGACGAATTCTACGCAGTTACCTCAGACTTTTGATGGGACTATTGATCTAGGAATCATTGGCGGTACTGGTTTGTACACTTTGGATTGTTTGGAACCAATTGCCATTCTTCCGTGTATGGAAACACCTTGGGGTAAgacttcttctccaatCACGGTGTCTCGTGTAAAATCAGATGAAACTGAGCATTTCCATGTGGCCTTTATTGCTAGACACGGTGTGAATCATGAGTACCCACCAACAAGGGTTCCATTCAGAGCTAACATTGCTGCcttgaagaacttgaaaacCAGTGCTATTTTGTCCTTCAGTGCTGTCGGTTCTTTACAACAGGAAATTAAACCAAGAGACTTCGTGTTGCCTCAACAAATCATCGATAGAACCAAGGGGATCAGAGAGTCCTCTTACTTCAACGATGAAGGCCTAGTTGGGCATGTTGTGTTCGGTGAACCATTCTCCAAGTCATTTGCTGAGTATATTTAtcaattcaaagatattCTGGAAAACCCAGAGTCTGAAGAACCTTGCCTGTTGCACTACAATAGAGAACTAACCGTTGTCTGTATGGAAGGTCCCCAATTTTCGACCAGGGCTGAATCTAAGATGTACCGTCTGATGGGTGGAGATGTCATCAACATGAGTGTGATCCCTGAAGCGAAATTGGCTCGTGAATGTGAAATTCTATACCAGATGGTTTGTATGTCTACCGATTATGATGCATGGAGagacgaagaagaaccagTGTCTGTACAAACTGTTATCCGTAATTTACAGAACAATGCCAAAAATGCTAACCATTTGGCATCCCGGGTCATTTTAGAAATGGCAAAGCAACTTCCTGAATTTATGAACAACGGTGATGGTCTAAAGGATGCCATGAAGTACTCCATTTCAACAAAACCTGAAGCCATGTCTCAAGATGCCTTGGCCAAGCTAAAGTTTCTATTCCCAAACCATTGGTAA
- the POM34 gene encoding Pom34p (weakly similar to uniprot|Q7LGY6 Saccharomyces cerevisiae YLR018C POM34 nuclear pore integral membrane protein): MDNGISAPGTPAKTFQTPNRPLSQQQFQSLREKAIKQSPALYKHKVLSDPTSKTDVSKSDSSSVFAASAFSGRFDAKPSASTNTHTASPVFRGKSNQAYSTQQDTAPVTNSDLLPDEPVGQKQQTDLNFSEDSAYDKLTDFENPALAAFTSRMVNKELEMRRLLTNVVLAMIWNLIYKFVSLFFQFTKRGSQLRDELYLFVLKNVVYKINPHANINSFWFQMLSWQFATSIFHTIVIFNIASCLWNLLIKAQNTDISDLHLTENQKRLLGVVESTPDYGRSFDPSINIGNSKVKSLNEAESKSSHKPFIFKSLQTPMKMRELNTLQQAEVKKNHVSFSLQPKKVNAFGVDHITNVSNTPTTLFTSTRSQPDTRPGYIPSNRYTYMMDSPSAMKKR; this comes from the coding sequence ATGGATAATGGAATTTCTGCGCCTGGCACACCGGCCAAGACTTTTCAGACTCCCAATAGGCCTTTGAGCCAGCAGCAATTTCAATCCTTAAGGGAAAAAGCTATCAAACAGTCGCCTGCATTGTATAAACACAAGGTATTGAGTGATCCTACCAGCAAGACTGATGTTTCCAAGTCAGATTCTTCCTCTGTGTTTGCTGCATCTGCGTTCTCTGGCAGATTTGACGCGAAACCTTCAGCATCAACTAATACACATACCGCATCCCCTGTTTTTCGAGGAAAAAGTAACCAGGCATATTCTACACAGCAAGATACCGCACCAGTGACAAATTCTGATCTGCTACCGGACGAACCGGTGGGACAGAAACAACAAACGgatttgaacttttccGAAGATTCCGCATATGATAAATTGACTGATTTCGAAAACCCGGCGTTGGCTGCTTTCACATCTCGTATGGTTAATAAAGAGTTGGAGATGAGAAGGTTGTTGACTAATGTAGTGTTGGCAATGATTTGGAATCTCATATACAAATTCGTGTCAttattcttccaattcacTAAAAGGGGATCCCAACTTCGAGACGAACTGTATCTTTTCGTATTGAAAAACGTTGTTTATAAGATTAACCCACATGCCAACATCAATTCATTTTGGTTCCAAATGCTTTCTTGGCAATTTGCAACCAGTATATTCCATACTATTGTCATTTTTAACATTGCATCGTGTCTTTGGAACTTGCTGATAAAAGCACAAAATACGGACATATCAGATTTGCATCTAACCGAGAATCAAAAACGCTTGTTAGGGGTTGTGGAAAGCACCCCCGACTATGGTAGATCCTTTGATCCTTCAATTAATATAGGTAACTCTAAAGTGAAATCCTTAAATGAAGCAGAATCAAAATCCAGCCACAAGCCTTtcatattcaaatctttacaGACTCCAATGAAAATGCGTGAGTTGAATACCCTTCAGCAAGcagaagtgaaaaaaaatcatgTATCTTTCTCTTTACAACCGAAGAAAGTAAACGCCTTTGGTGTCGATCACATAACAAATGTCTCCAATACTCCTACAACTTTATTCACATCGACACGCTCACAGCCAGACACTCGTCCCGGATATATTCCAAGCAACCGGTATACTTATATGATGGACTCACCAAGTGCGATGAAGAAGCGCTGA
- the IRC25 gene encoding Irc25p (similar to uniprot|Q07951 Saccharomyces cerevisiae YLR021W Hypothetical ORF): MRFIEFQKQLDPEVFSDFPGELGIFANHYDNKIVLQLRVNGEMDSTYEVKSKGLNDTEARFVLDGGDDDSDYAPVNDPLSHYDVITKLGDSNDMKIPIICTQIAQLYERVILPTLGSEVGASVPDFVITLSTKLWRKSQSNEFEKLIFLLNAVKEAYVN; this comes from the coding sequence ATGAGAttcattgaatttcaaaaacAGTTAGATCCGGAAGTCTTTAGTGATTTTCCCGGTGAATTAGGCATATTTGCCAATCATTATGACAATAAGATAGTGCTACAACTTCGAGTAAATGGTGAGATGGATTCTACATACGAAGTGAAATCTAAAGGTTTGAATGACACAGAGGCCCGATTTGTGCTTGATGGTGGTGATGACGATAGTGACTATGCTCCTGTAAATGATCCGCTTTCCCATTACGATGTCATAACGAAATTAGGTGACTCTAATGACATGAAAATTCCAATCATTTGCACACAAATAGCCCAGTTATATGAACGAGTCATCCTACCAACTCTTGGGTCAGAAGTAGGAGCCAGTGTGCCAGACTTTGTTATCACTCTAAGTACAAAGTTATGGAGGAAGTCTCAATCAAATGAATTTGAGAAGTTGATATTTCTATTAAATGCTGTGAAAGAAGCATATGTGAATTGA
- the SOF1 gene encoding rRNA-processing protein SOF1 (highly similar to uniprot|P33750 Saccharomyces cerevisiae YLL011W) produces the protein MKIKTISRSADDYVPVKSTQESQMPRNLNPALHPFERAREYTKALNATKLERMFAKPFVGQLGYGHRDGVYTIAKNYNVLNKLATASGDGVIKYWNMSTREELSSFKAHYGMVTGLCVTPSYLSPQRENFMLSCGDDKTVKLWSVNSDDFSNVKDDTRLNTDEGIIKTFHGEHAFQSLDHHRQKSNFVTGGAQIELWDTNRSKPISNLSWGADNINHVRFNQNEVDILASTGSDNSVVLYDLRTNSPTQKIVQTMRTNSICWNPVEAFNFVIANEDHNAYYYDMRNMSKALHVFKDHVSAVMDVDFSPTGDEVVTGSYDKTIRIYQVKHGHSREIYHTKRMQHIFQVKYTMDSKYIVSGSDDGNVRLWRAKAWERSNAKSTREKNKLEYDEKLKERFKHMPEVRRISRHRHVPKVVKKAQEIKKIEIDSLKRRERNERKTRKDMPFLPERKKQIVGTVFQYEDDKKSNSNRSNDSEDE, from the coding sequence ATGAAGATCAAAACTATCAGCAGAAGTGCCGATGATTATGTGCCGGTGAAGAGCACACAAGAGTCTCAGATGCCTCGTAATTTAAATCCGGCTCTGCATCCATTCGAAAGAGCTAGAGAATATACAAAGGCTTTGAATGCCACCAAGCTTGAAAGAATGTTTGCTAAGCCATTTGTCGGTCAGCTTGGATACGGTCACAGGGATGGTGTGTACACCATTGCAAAGAATTACAATGTATTAAACAAACTTGCTACGGCTAGTGGTGACGGTGTTATCAAGTACTGGAACATGTCAACTAGAGAAGAGTTAAGTTCATTCAAGGCACATTACGGTATGGTTACTGGTCTGTGTGTTACTCCTTCATATTTATCTCCacaaagagaaaacttCATGCTTTCTTGTGGTGACGATAAGACGGTGAAGCTATGGTCAGTGAATTCTGACGACTTTTCCAACGTTAAAGATGATACAAGATTGAATACAGATGAAGGTATCATCAAAACATTCCATGGTGAACATGCTTTccaatctttggatcatCATAGACAAAAATCGAATTTTGTTACTGGTGGTGCCCAAATCGAACTTTGGGATACAAACAGATCAAAGCcaatatcaaatctttcatGGGGTGCGGACAATATCAATCATGTTAGATTTAATCAAAATGAGGTCGACATTTTAGCAAGTACGGGTAGTGATAACTCTGTGGTTCTTTATGACCTAAGAACAAACTCTCCAACAcaaaaaattgttcaaacCATGAGGACAAACTCTATCTGTTGGAACCCAGTGGAAGCCTTCAACTTCGTAATTGCCAATGAAGATCATAATGCTTATTACTATGATATGAGAAATATGTCCAAAGCTTTGCATGTGTTTAAAGATCATGTTAGTGCTGTTATGGATGTTGATTTTTCCCCTACTGGTGACGAAGTTGTAACAGGCTCCTATGATAAGACAATCAGAATTTACCAAGTTAAACATGGTCATTCGAGAGAAATATATCATACAAAGAGAATGCAGCATATTTTCCAAGTGAAATATACCATGGACAGTAAGTATATAGTAAGTGGTTCAGATGATGGTAACGTTAGACTATGGAGAGCCAAGGCATGGGAGAGATCTAATGCGAAGAGTACACGTGAAAAGAATAAGTTGGAATACGATGAAAAACTTaaagaaagattcaagCACATGCCAGAGGTCAGAAGAATTAGCAGGCACAGACACGTCCCTAAGGTTGTTAAGAAAGCTCAAGAGATTaagaagattgaaattgattctttgaagagaAGGGAAAGAAACGAAAGAAAGACAAGGAAAGACATGCCATTTTTACCTgaaaggaagaaacaaatcGTCGGTACTGTCTTTCAATACGAGGACGACAAGAAATCTAATTCGAATAGATCCAACGATTCCGAAGATGAATAA
- the PSR1 gene encoding phosphatase (similar to uniprot|Q07800 Saccharomyces cerevisiae YLL010C) → MGFIASLLCGSSDSDSSRKQKGRNSSSSNNSNKGSSGSSSEKSKSKNTLSAKKSGRPGVAATHSRQSEIHTTLSNSTAKMHLKKKNAANKHSSTVAAVASAPVEKSPLSKNTAAVSNNDTDSDVVDVDMVGEEDDDVDVKGDEKQTLLVYNAESDTSTGTTADTAVSATQPTAEVTTTIHETEHTSSADDSEGIHSQGVSDVEMTNGEPEDGEPLDLSQLQPDQAHAPGCNTLLLPKADMFKGKKCLVLDLDETLVHSSFKYLRTADFVIPVEIDNQVHNVYVIKRPGVDEFLRRITELYEVVVFTASVSRYGDPLLDILDKDKTIHHRLFRDSCYNYEGNYIKNLSQIGRPLSDMIILDNSPASYIFHPQHAIPISSWFSDAHDNELLDIIPLLEDLAEERVPDVGEILDVTI, encoded by the coding sequence ATGGGATTCATTGCATCTTTATTGTGTGGTTCAAGCGATTCGGATAGCTCTAGGAAACAGAAGGGTAGGAATTCATCGTCAAGTAACAATAGTAATAAAGGTTCTAGTGGGTCAAGCTCGGAGAAAAGTAAGAGCAAGAATACGCTAAGTGCAAAGAAGAGTGGACGTCCAGGGGTTGCTGCGACTCATTCAAGACAATCAGAAATTCATACTACGTTATCCAATTCTACAGCCAAGATGCatctgaaaaagaaaaatgcGGCGAACAAGCATAGCTCAACTGTAGCGGCTGTTGCAAGTGCGCCTGTTGAGAAGAGTCCGCTGTCGAAGAATACGGCTGCTGTTAGTAATAACGATACTGATAGTGATGTCGTTGACGTTGACATGGTTGGAGAGGAAGATGACGATGTGGATGTAAAAGGGGATGAAAAGCAAACACTGTTGGTATATAACGCTGAATCTGATACAAGTACTGGCACAACTGCAGACACCGCAGTGTCTGCAACTCAGCCAACTGCAGAGGTCACGACCACGATTCACGAGACTGAACATACCAGTAGTGCGGATGACTCCGAGGGCATTCATAGTCAAGGCGTTAGCGATGTAGAAATGACAAATGGGGAGCCCGAAGATGGGGAACCTTTGGATTTGTCTCAATTGCAGCCAGATCAGGCCCATGCACCGGGGTGCAATACCTTGTTGTTGCCGAAGGCCGATATGTTTAAGGGTAAGAAATGTCTAGTCTTAGACCTGGATGAAACGTTGGTCCAttcctctttcaaatatCTACGTACTGCTGATTTTGTTATTCCTGTGGAAATCGATAACCAAGTTCACAATGTGTACGTGATAAAAAGGCCTGGTGTCGACGAATTTTTGAGACGCATTACTGAACTATACGAAGTCGTGGTGTTTACTGCAAGTGTGTCCCGCTACGGTGACCCATTGTTGGATATATTGGACAAGGACAAAACTATTCATCATAGGTTGTTCAGAGACTCCTGTTACAACTACGAGGGCAATTATATCAAGAATCTTTCCCAAATTGGTAGACCACTATCAGATATGATTATCTTGGATAATTCCCCTGCTTCTTACATATTCCATCCTCAGCACGCCATTCCAATCTCATCCTGGTTTTCAGATGCCCACGATAATGAATTGCTTGACATCATTCCACTTCTGGAAGACTTGGCTGAAGAGAGGGTACCTGATGTTGGGGAAATCTTAGATGTGACAATATAA